A genome region from Methylobacterium sp. FF17 includes the following:
- a CDS encoding adenylate/guanylate cyclase domain-containing protein, whose translation MLPQHRWFWLLILVACGGAGLLYNVLFAGGATPLAGLTYGLAVGATTLAFDRGMILGGLQTRMRRMPAKLYVPAAELAYVLMIAAGVALGGLLVWAMGLTDDDLVHAVRITPRVLAYCLAVSAILVFVIRMRDLIGGEVFVNFLVGRYHQPVREERIFLFLDVVGSTAFAETHGDLKAQAYLGAVFAALAEPVRRNAGSIDDYIGDMAMVTWPMARGLKGARCVACVFDVMDRLEAEAEAWTARFGTVPRLRAALHGGSIVTAEVGIDRHKIAYFGDAVNVTARIESLCRPLGTEILVSDDLLARLDRLPDGIQARSLGAHALRGRGQPLSVSTLERAPAVPAGVPLAVAAQ comes from the coding sequence ATGCTGCCGCAGCACCGCTGGTTCTGGCTCCTCATTCTCGTCGCCTGCGGTGGAGCCGGCCTCCTCTACAACGTGCTGTTCGCCGGCGGCGCCACGCCGCTCGCCGGCCTGACCTACGGTCTCGCGGTGGGCGCCACGACCCTGGCCTTCGACCGGGGCATGATCCTCGGCGGGCTCCAGACTCGGATGCGCCGGATGCCGGCCAAGCTCTACGTCCCGGCCGCCGAACTCGCCTATGTGCTGATGATCGCGGCGGGCGTCGCGCTCGGCGGCCTGCTGGTCTGGGCGATGGGCCTGACGGACGACGACCTCGTCCATGCCGTGCGGATCACGCCGCGCGTGCTGGCCTATTGCCTCGCGGTCTCGGCAATCCTCGTCTTCGTCATCCGCATGCGCGACCTCATCGGCGGCGAGGTCTTCGTGAACTTCCTCGTCGGGCGCTACCACCAGCCCGTGCGGGAGGAGCGCATCTTTCTGTTCCTCGACGTCGTCGGCTCGACGGCCTTCGCCGAGACCCACGGCGACCTCAAGGCCCAGGCCTATCTCGGCGCGGTGTTCGCGGCGCTGGCGGAACCCGTCCGGCGCAATGCGGGCTCCATCGACGACTATATCGGCGATATGGCGATGGTGACCTGGCCCATGGCGCGCGGCCTCAAGGGCGCGCGTTGCGTCGCCTGTGTCTTCGACGTGATGGACCGGCTCGAGGCCGAAGCCGAGGCCTGGACCGCCCGCTTCGGCACGGTGCCGCGCCTGCGCGCGGCCCTGCACGGGGGCTCCATCGTCACGGCCGAAGTCGGGATTGACCGGCACAAGATCGCTTATTTCGGCGATGCCGTGAACGTCACCGCGCGCATCGAGTCCCTCTGCCGTCCGCTCGGAACCGAGATCCTGGTCTCCGACGACCTCCTCGCCCGCCTCGACCGCCTGCCCGACGGCATCCAGGCCCGGTCCCTGGGGGCGCATGCCCTGCGGGGGCGCGGCCAGCCGCTGAGCGTCTCGACCCTGGAGCGCGCGCCGGCGGTACCGGCTGGCGTGCCCCTCGCGGTCGCCGCGCAATGA
- a CDS encoding aldo/keto reductase — protein MRVRTFGGTGREVPVIGQGTWHLDAADRATAVATLRAGLEAGMTHIDTAEMYGEAEPLVAEAIAGRRADVFLVSKVVPDNASRAGVIAACERSLRRLGTDHLDVYLLHWPGRHPLEETIAGFSALKAAGKIRAWGVSNFDVPDLDRALAIAGPRQIASNQVLYHLQERAIEHAVLPWCRRNGVALVGYSPFGSGDFPDAGSAGGRVLARLAEAHASTPRAVAAAFLTRGEDTFTIPKTARPERAQANAAAGALTLTDADVSALDAAFPRGPKPRRLPML, from the coding sequence ATGCGCGTCAGGACATTCGGCGGGACGGGACGCGAGGTCCCGGTGATCGGACAGGGCACCTGGCACCTCGATGCGGCCGACCGGGCCACCGCCGTGGCGACGCTGCGGGCCGGGCTGGAGGCCGGGATGACGCATATCGATACCGCCGAGATGTACGGCGAGGCCGAGCCCCTGGTGGCCGAGGCCATCGCCGGACGGCGCGCCGACGTGTTCCTCGTCTCGAAGGTGGTGCCGGACAATGCCAGCCGGGCCGGGGTGATCGCGGCCTGCGAGCGCTCCCTGAGACGCCTCGGCACGGATCACCTCGACGTGTACCTGCTGCACTGGCCGGGCCGCCATCCCCTGGAGGAGACCATCGCGGGGTTCTCGGCGCTCAAGGCGGCGGGCAAGATCCGCGCCTGGGGCGTGAGCAACTTCGACGTCCCGGACCTCGACCGGGCACTCGCGATCGCCGGCCCGCGGCAGATCGCCTCCAACCAGGTGCTCTACCACCTGCAGGAGCGCGCCATCGAGCACGCGGTCCTGCCCTGGTGCCGGCGCAACGGGGTCGCCCTCGTCGGCTACTCGCCCTTCGGCAGCGGGGATTTCCCGGACGCCGGCAGCGCGGGCGGCCGGGTGCTGGCGCGCCTCGCCGAGGCGCATGCCTCCACCCCGCGCGCCGTCGCGGCGGCGTTCCTGACCCGAGGGGAGGATACCTTCACGATCCCGAAGACGGCGCGTCCGGAACGCGCGCAGGCGAATGCGGCAGCGGGCGCACTCACCCTCACGGATGCGGATGTGTCCGCCCTCGACGCGGCGTTTCCGCGTGGGCCGAAGCCGCGCAGGCTGCCGATGTTGTAG
- a CDS encoding OprO/OprP family phosphate-selective porin gives MSDTRLGTLCVTLSGIALSGLLGTSGAATAEAPSPKRGSGQPNGETLTIDDKGITLTFPEDVAKLRIGGKLQLDFGAAGIRQPGFPEPFPENVAVRRAWIESYLTLAKTFAFAFQYDFADPERPINDAAAAYKGFADTLLTVGNMKEPFSLDQLISDNATLFTERSLVDAFAPARNVGFALGRHGEDWTLVASVFGGNANTGVSREGIAATARATYAPIRTEDRVLHVGLAGSVRDLPRDGQGLSLSSRSEAFLFQRNFVDTGDIRDASSVGRIGVEAAWREGPFLVQAEYIRTTVERFGGASPAQFQGGYVQASVVLNGAGRAYALAPEYGTTYATFSGVRVPEAARVSRGGLGVFELGTRFSAIDLDDAGVRGGIERDVTVGLNWYPDRNIRIMADYVRSRASPSALQGGRTIEADTFIGRFQLYW, from the coding sequence GTGTCGGACACACGGCTCGGAACACTGTGCGTCACCCTGTCGGGCATCGCCCTGTCCGGCCTTCTCGGCACGTCCGGAGCGGCGACGGCGGAGGCCCCGTCGCCGAAGCGCGGGTCCGGTCAGCCGAACGGCGAGACCCTGACCATCGATGACAAGGGCATCACCCTGACGTTCCCCGAGGATGTCGCGAAGCTGCGCATCGGCGGCAAGCTGCAACTCGACTTCGGCGCCGCCGGGATCCGCCAGCCCGGCTTTCCCGAGCCGTTCCCCGAGAACGTCGCGGTGCGTAGGGCCTGGATCGAGAGCTACCTCACCCTGGCGAAGACCTTCGCCTTCGCGTTCCAGTACGACTTCGCCGACCCCGAGCGGCCGATCAACGATGCGGCCGCCGCCTACAAGGGCTTCGCGGATACGCTGCTGACGGTCGGCAATATGAAGGAGCCCTTCAGCCTCGACCAGCTCATCAGCGACAACGCCACCCTCTTCACGGAGCGCTCGCTGGTGGATGCCTTCGCGCCCGCCCGCAACGTCGGCTTCGCGCTGGGCCGGCACGGAGAGGACTGGACCCTGGTCGCCAGCGTGTTCGGTGGCAACGCGAACACGGGCGTTTCCCGCGAGGGCATCGCCGCCACCGCGCGGGCGACCTACGCGCCGATCCGCACGGAGGACCGTGTGCTGCATGTCGGGCTCGCGGGCAGTGTTCGCGACCTGCCCCGCGACGGCCAGGGCCTGTCGTTGTCGAGCCGCTCTGAGGCATTCCTGTTCCAGCGCAACTTCGTCGATACCGGCGACATCCGCGACGCGTCGAGCGTCGGCCGGATCGGCGTGGAGGCGGCCTGGCGCGAGGGGCCGTTCCTGGTGCAGGCCGAGTATATCCGCACCACCGTGGAGCGCTTCGGTGGCGCCAGCCCCGCTCAGTTCCAGGGCGGCTACGTGCAGGCGAGCGTGGTCCTCAACGGGGCGGGCCGCGCCTATGCGCTCGCCCCGGAATACGGCACGACCTATGCGACCTTCTCCGGGGTCCGCGTTCCTGAGGCGGCGCGAGTCTCGCGCGGCGGCCTCGGCGTGTTCGAACTCGGCACCCGCTTCAGCGCCATCGACCTCGACGATGCCGGCGTCCGGGGCGGCATCGAGCGCGACGTGACGGTGGGGCTGAACTGGTACCCCGACCGCAACATCCGGATCATGGCGGACTACGTCCGCTCGCGCGCCAGTCCCTCCGCCCTCCAGGGTGGCCGGACCATCGAGGCCGACACCTTCATCGGGCGGTTTCAGCTGTACTGGTGA
- a CDS encoding putative bifunctional diguanylate cyclase/phosphodiesterase has protein sequence MRLALAAGEFALVYQPYVCARTGAVTGCEALLRWHHPVLGRVSPATFIPLAEKTNAIIPIGAWVLRTACREAAAWPEACRVSVNVSSVQLHAPGFATEVAAALQAGGIPASRLELELTEGVLIRDAEAAQACIAEIRALGVSVALDDFGTGFSSLSYLQHFTFDRVKIDHSFTKGLLEIRQSEVLVRAMRDIARQLGMSVTAEGVETEAEAGLLREIGADELQGFLFSRPLDATAARIVLSENTRASDGHRPAPVQDFRSGEDSRSGEDSCSGEDPHSGEDPRFSEDSAPGAGAVPQRGTTTGRGRR, from the coding sequence TTGCGGCTTGCCCTGGCCGCGGGCGAGTTCGCGCTCGTCTATCAGCCCTACGTCTGCGCGCGGACCGGTGCGGTCACGGGCTGCGAGGCGCTGCTGCGCTGGCATCACCCGGTCCTGGGACGGGTCTCGCCCGCCACCTTCATACCCCTGGCTGAAAAGACCAACGCGATCATTCCGATCGGGGCCTGGGTCCTGAGGACGGCCTGCCGCGAAGCGGCGGCTTGGCCGGAGGCCTGCCGGGTCTCGGTGAACGTGTCGTCGGTTCAACTGCACGCGCCGGGCTTCGCGACCGAGGTCGCCGCCGCCCTCCAGGCCGGGGGTATCCCGGCCTCCCGCCTCGAACTGGAACTGACCGAGGGGGTCCTCATCCGCGATGCCGAGGCCGCGCAGGCCTGCATCGCGGAGATCCGGGCGCTCGGCGTCAGCGTCGCCCTCGACGATTTCGGGACGGGCTTCTCGTCGCTGAGCTACCTGCAGCACTTCACCTTCGACCGGGTCAAGATCGACCACTCGTTCACCAAGGGTCTGCTGGAGATACGCCAGAGCGAAGTCCTCGTTCGCGCGATGCGGGACATCGCGCGTCAACTCGGGATGTCGGTCACGGCCGAGGGCGTCGAGACCGAGGCCGAAGCCGGCCTGCTGCGCGAGATCGGAGCCGATGAACTTCAGGGCTTCCTGTTCAGCCGCCCCCTCGACGCCACTGCCGCCCGGATCGTCCTGAGCGAGAACACCCGGGCATCGGATGGGCATCGCCCCGCGCCCGTCCAAGACTTCCGCTCCGGTGAGGACTCTCGCTCCGGTGAGGACTCTTGCTCCGGTGAAGACCCGCACTCCGGTGAAGACCCGCGCTTCAGCGAAGACTCGGCCCCTGGTGCCGGCGCCGTGCCGCAACGTGGGACTACGACCGGGCGTGGGAGGCGCTGA
- a CDS encoding GGDEF domain-containing protein has protein sequence MTTLDYDTLQVASICSRLAFVGVFLVTLLRHPGETCFAVWAAALGCSLVASLMMQGDLASVSLSAHRGAFVYTLYGASLALSWAGLRLFYERPVIGGRILALAVAPGLFYGLLVTFGMPMTGSMSAVFVCIALSTGLCILEILRTPASARLWTQYIVLLGFSGYFLVFLLAIAAMQLGEIRPNPTESGIHALLFDQSCGVFLQVGYLAMMSERAQLKLQRLAETDPLTGLANRRGLFSTMARMSGPDRAFPRCAVLLTDIDHFKSVNDTHGHEAGDRVLVEFAQRLRAVMRRNDVVARWGGEEFLIVLDAADAPDAVGVAERLLGAVSGQPFTIDGLALKITASVGVSAPAAGELRIDDALARADSALYAAKTGGRNRVCLTGPPVAPVSDETGSPNTATRLGAAVQAIQAGIQPQPDPA, from the coding sequence ATGACCACGCTGGATTACGATACTCTGCAGGTCGCGAGCATCTGCAGCCGCCTTGCCTTCGTCGGTGTGTTCCTGGTGACCCTGCTGCGGCATCCGGGCGAGACCTGCTTCGCGGTCTGGGCGGCTGCGCTCGGCTGCTCGCTGGTCGCTTCCTTGATGATGCAGGGAGACCTCGCCTCCGTCTCGCTGAGCGCCCACCGGGGGGCCTTCGTCTACACCCTGTACGGCGCGAGCCTGGCCCTGTCCTGGGCCGGGCTTCGCCTGTTCTATGAACGACCCGTCATCGGAGGTCGGATCCTTGCCCTGGCTGTCGCGCCCGGGCTGTTCTACGGGCTGCTGGTGACGTTCGGAATGCCGATGACGGGGAGCATGAGCGCCGTCTTCGTCTGCATCGCCCTGAGCACGGGCCTGTGCATCCTGGAGATCCTGAGGACGCCCGCCTCGGCGCGGCTCTGGACACAGTACATCGTCCTGCTGGGTTTCAGCGGATACTTCCTGGTCTTCCTGCTCGCGATCGCCGCCATGCAACTCGGGGAGATACGCCCCAACCCGACGGAGAGCGGCATCCACGCGCTGCTGTTCGATCAGTCCTGTGGCGTCTTCCTGCAGGTCGGGTACCTGGCCATGATGAGCGAGCGCGCGCAGCTGAAGCTCCAGCGCCTCGCCGAGACCGATCCGCTCACCGGACTGGCGAACCGGCGCGGATTGTTCTCGACGATGGCCCGGATGTCCGGCCCCGATCGCGCGTTTCCCCGTTGCGCGGTCCTTCTGACCGACATCGACCATTTCAAGTCCGTCAACGACACCCATGGACACGAAGCCGGTGATCGCGTCCTCGTCGAGTTCGCCCAGCGGTTGCGCGCTGTGATGCGCAGGAACGACGTCGTCGCCCGCTGGGGTGGCGAGGAATTCCTGATCGTCCTCGACGCTGCGGACGCCCCCGATGCCGTCGGCGTGGCCGAGCGCCTGCTCGGTGCGGTGTCCGGCCAGCCCTTCACGATCGACGGCTTGGCGCTGAAGATCACGGCGAGCGTCGGGGTTTCGGCTCCGGCGGCCGGGGAGTTGCGGATCGACGACGCTCTGGCCCGGGCCGATTCCGCCCTCTACGCGGCCAAGACCGGCGGCCGGAATCGCGTCTGCCTCACAGGCCCTCCGGTCGCACCCGTCTCGGACGAGACCGGATCGCCGAACACCGCCACCCGGCTCGGCGCGGCCGTGCAGGCCATCCAGGCCGGTATCCAGCCGCAACCGGACCCGGCCTGA
- a CDS encoding OmpW/AlkL family protein, producing the protein MVFRRTQTVLAASLGAFVLSAPGRAADAAPEARDTGGLVAGSILVRGRATGLIPVNQHSQVDFVGGRVVTPIRILPDFDATYFLSDHFAVSGQAGIVATRSALHGSLVGNLPIGRTWSFAATGAIQFHLFPDAAFNPYVGAGAAYTHPLAYEPAKPFITAMKADPQVGPVIQAGFDYHLGGRWYANVEVKQIFLPTQVSHIGPVGARVKLDMLIVGAGLGYRF; encoded by the coding sequence ATGGTGTTTCGCCGTACGCAGACCGTGCTGGCGGCCTCCCTCGGTGCGTTCGTGCTCTCCGCACCCGGCCGGGCGGCCGACGCCGCGCCGGAGGCGCGAGACACCGGCGGGCTCGTCGCCGGCAGCATCCTCGTGCGTGGCCGGGCCACGGGCCTGATTCCCGTCAACCAGCATTCGCAGGTCGATTTCGTGGGCGGGCGCGTGGTGACGCCGATCCGCATCCTGCCCGACTTCGACGCGACGTACTTCCTCAGCGACCATTTCGCGGTGTCGGGTCAGGCCGGCATCGTGGCGACCCGGAGTGCGTTGCACGGATCGCTCGTCGGCAACCTGCCGATCGGCCGTACCTGGAGCTTCGCCGCCACCGGGGCGATCCAGTTCCACCTCTTTCCCGACGCGGCCTTCAACCCTTATGTCGGTGCGGGCGCCGCCTATACGCATCCGCTCGCCTACGAGCCGGCCAAGCCGTTCATTACCGCGATGAAGGCCGACCCGCAGGTGGGACCGGTGATCCAGGCGGGTTTCGATTATCACCTCGGCGGACGGTGGTACGCCAACGTCGAGGTCAAGCAGATCTTCCTGCCGACCCAGGTCTCCCACATCGGCCCCGTCGGCGCGCGGGTAAAGCTCGACATGCTGATCGTCGGCGCCGGCCTCGGCTACCGTTTCTGA
- a CDS encoding transglycosylase domain-containing protein has protein sequence MAKGRGRVGRGEPNFDVPEGRAGDPADLDLRLSRADRAGGGVARGGGSGSKGARKAPVQALRKAPRRARRSILGRLVYFGLVLGLWAVIGIAGLVAYHASQLPPIDQLAVPKRPPNIAILASDGSLLANRGETGGRVVSIRELPPYLPRAFVAIEDRRFYSHLGVDPVGIARAVAQNVTRRGVSQGGSTLTQQLAKNLFLTPERSASRKIQEAILALWLEHTYTKDEILELYLNRVYFGAGAYGVEAAAQRYFGKPAKAVTLAEAAMLGGLVQAPSRLAPNRNLPAAQARAAQVLAAMQELGFAKPADAKLALANPARPAGARGGGSANYVADLVMDVLDDFLPKFESDIVIATTVDTGLQAAGEKALVDELNQKGARYNVAQGALVSLRPDGAIRALVGGRDYAQSQFNRATTAKRQPGSSFKPFVYLAAVEHGLTPDSVRDDAPISIKGWNPENYSRDYRGPVTLRDALALSLNTVAVRLGQEVGPKTVVQTAQRLGIASPLQANGSIALGTSEVTPLELVGAYAAFANGGTGVIPYVIASVKGADGKLLYKRKDAGLGRVIDANAVSMMNAMMHETFVTGTAKKAEVPGWDLAGKTGTSQDFRDAWFVGYSSTLVTGVWLGNDDGESTKKVSGGNLPGEIWKAYMTVALKGQSPAMLPGANRWRNRAPAEPAATGSAPGGLIGALLGEPQAAAPPPRTAARHADASRGPSQDDRNFLEKLFGVGE, from the coding sequence ATGGCGAAGGGACGCGGACGCGTAGGCCGGGGTGAGCCGAACTTCGACGTGCCCGAGGGGCGCGCCGGGGATCCGGCCGACCTCGATCTGCGCCTGTCGCGGGCCGATCGCGCGGGAGGCGGCGTGGCGAGAGGCGGGGGATCAGGCTCGAAGGGGGCGCGTAAGGCTCCGGTGCAGGCGCTCCGCAAGGCGCCGCGCCGGGCGCGCCGCTCCATCCTCGGGCGGCTCGTCTATTTCGGCCTCGTCCTCGGCCTCTGGGCGGTGATCGGCATCGCCGGGCTCGTGGCCTATCACGCCTCGCAACTGCCGCCGATCGACCAGCTCGCGGTCCCGAAGCGTCCGCCCAACATCGCGATCCTGGCGAGCGACGGCTCGCTGCTGGCCAATCGCGGCGAGACCGGCGGCCGGGTCGTCAGCATCCGCGAATTGCCGCCCTACCTGCCCCGCGCCTTCGTGGCGATCGAGGACCGGCGCTTCTACAGCCATCTCGGCGTCGACCCCGTGGGCATCGCCCGCGCGGTCGCCCAGAACGTGACGCGGCGCGGCGTCTCGCAGGGTGGTTCGACGCTCACCCAGCAGCTCGCCAAGAACCTGTTCCTGACGCCCGAGCGCTCGGCCTCGCGGAAGATCCAGGAGGCGATCCTCGCCCTGTGGCTGGAGCACACGTATACCAAGGACGAGATCCTCGAACTCTACCTCAACCGGGTCTATTTCGGCGCCGGCGCCTACGGCGTCGAGGCAGCCGCCCAGCGCTACTTCGGCAAGCCCGCCAAGGCCGTCACCCTGGCGGAGGCCGCGATGCTCGGCGGCCTCGTGCAGGCGCCCTCGCGCCTGGCCCCGAACCGCAACCTGCCCGCCGCCCAGGCCCGCGCCGCCCAGGTCCTCGCCGCGATGCAGGAGCTCGGTTTCGCGAAGCCCGCGGACGCCAAGCTGGCCCTGGCGAACCCGGCCCGCCCCGCGGGCGCGCGCGGCGGCGGATCGGCCAACTACGTCGCCGACCTCGTCATGGACGTGCTCGACGACTTCCTGCCGAAATTCGAGAGCGACATCGTCATCGCAACCACCGTCGATACCGGCCTGCAGGCGGCCGGCGAGAAGGCCTTGGTCGACGAGCTGAACCAGAAGGGCGCCCGCTACAACGTCGCCCAGGGCGCCCTCGTCTCCCTGAGGCCCGATGGCGCGATCCGCGCCCTGGTGGGCGGGCGCGATTACGCGCAGAGCCAATTCAACCGCGCCACCACGGCCAAGCGCCAGCCCGGTTCCTCCTTCAAGCCCTTCGTCTACCTCGCGGCGGTCGAGCACGGCCTGACCCCCGACTCGGTGCGCGACGACGCGCCGATCAGCATCAAGGGCTGGAACCCCGAGAACTACTCGCGCGACTATCGCGGCCCCGTGACGCTCCGGGACGCGCTGGCCCTGTCGCTCAACACCGTGGCGGTGCGCCTCGGCCAGGAGGTCGGCCCGAAGACCGTGGTGCAGACGGCCCAGCGCCTCGGCATCGCCTCTCCGCTCCAGGCCAACGGCTCGATCGCGCTCGGCACCTCGGAGGTGACGCCGCTGGAACTGGTGGGCGCCTACGCGGCCTTCGCCAATGGTGGCACGGGGGTGATCCCCTACGTCATCGCCAGCGTGAAGGGCGCGGACGGCAAGCTCCTCTACAAGCGCAAGGATGCGGGGCTCGGCCGCGTCATCGACGCCAATGCGGTCTCGATGATGAACGCGATGATGCACGAGACCTTCGTGACCGGGACGGCGAAGAAGGCGGAGGTTCCGGGCTGGGATCTCGCCGGCAAGACCGGCACCAGCCAGGATTTCCGCGATGCCTGGTTCGTGGGCTACTCGTCGACCCTGGTGACGGGCGTCTGGCTCGGCAACGACGACGGCGAATCCACCAAGAAGGTGTCCGGCGGCAACCTGCCGGGTGAGATCTGGAAGGCCTACATGACGGTGGCCCTGAAGGGTCAATCGCCCGCGATGCTGCCCGGCGCCAATCGCTGGCGCAACCGTGCACCGGCCGAGCCGGCCGCCACCGGCAGCGCGCCGGGCGGCCTCATCGGCGCGCTCCTGGGCGAGCCCCAGGCCGCAGCCCCGCCGCCCCGCACCGCGGCGCGCCACGCGGATGCGAGCCGTGGCCCGAGCCAGGACGACCGGAACTTCCTCGAGAAGCTGTTCGGGGTGGGGGAGTAG
- a CDS encoding GNAT family N-acetyltransferase: MASRYGLEIRAATGTDAAGLSVLLRAAGYPTAPEVLAERLDALRQGSGAALVAAEWGPPSGLILLHWYRTLEADLPVAQVTTLLVGPEERRRGIGRLLLKAGAQAARSAGCGALQLLIDPEQPTLHAFADATGFLGGGTVMVRPLRKKS, encoded by the coding sequence TTGGCGAGCCGTTACGGGCTTGAGATCCGCGCCGCGACGGGCACCGACGCGGCGGGGCTGTCCGTGCTGCTGCGCGCGGCCGGGTATCCCACGGCCCCCGAGGTCTTGGCCGAGCGGCTCGACGCCCTGCGGCAGGGTTCGGGCGCGGCCCTCGTCGCCGCGGAATGGGGACCGCCCAGCGGGCTCATCCTCCTGCACTGGTATCGCACCCTTGAGGCGGACCTGCCGGTCGCGCAGGTCACCACCCTTCTGGTGGGCCCAGAGGAGCGCCGACGCGGCATCGGCCGGCTCCTCCTCAAGGCCGGGGCGCAGGCGGCGCGCTCGGCCGGTTGCGGCGCGCTTCAGTTGCTGATCGACCCCGAGCAGCCCACGCTGCACGCCTTCGCCGACGCCACCGGATTCCTCGGCGGCGGCACCGTGATGGTCCGCCCCTTACGCAAGAAGAGCTGA
- a CDS encoding type 1 glutamine amidotransferase: MLTLLVADGNDREGRASHFAGTGVTSAEAYAAILRDLAPGMACTLINPADADATLPPGAALADYDGLVVTGSTLHVGDDTDAVRRQIALVRRALACGLPVFGSCWGVQVAAVVAGGDAGPNPKGPEYGFSRDLTLTEAGRAHPLLAGRPARFDAPAMHLDAVVTPPADATVLAGNRLLPVQAIEIVYGPGVFWGTQYHPELDLDALAAMLRLSADDVVAAGVLPDPAAVEAFAADLCRVHADPEGETGRVALHRLGPDLLEPARRRTEIANFLERLVRPRVVAAA; encoded by the coding sequence ATGCTCACACTCCTCGTCGCGGACGGGAACGACCGGGAGGGACGCGCGAGCCACTTCGCGGGCACCGGCGTCACCTCGGCGGAGGCCTATGCGGCCATCCTGCGCGACCTCGCGCCGGGGATGGCCTGCACGCTGATCAATCCGGCCGATGCCGATGCGACGCTGCCTCCCGGCGCGGCGCTCGCCGATTACGACGGCCTCGTGGTCACCGGCTCCACCCTGCATGTCGGTGACGACACCGACGCCGTCCGGCGTCAGATCGCCCTGGTGCGCCGGGCGCTCGCGTGCGGCCTGCCGGTCTTCGGCTCGTGCTGGGGTGTCCAGGTGGCGGCGGTGGTGGCGGGCGGCGACGCGGGCCCGAATCCGAAGGGACCGGAATACGGGTTCTCGCGGGATCTGACCCTCACCGAGGCCGGACGCGCCCACCCGCTCCTGGCCGGGCGACCGGCGCGCTTCGATGCGCCGGCCATGCATTTGGACGCGGTCGTCACGCCGCCCGCCGACGCCACGGTGCTGGCGGGGAACCGGCTCCTCCCGGTTCAGGCGATCGAGATCGTGTACGGGCCGGGGGTGTTCTGGGGGACGCAGTACCATCCGGAACTGGACCTCGACGCGCTCGCCGCCATGCTGCGGCTGAGCGCCGACGACGTGGTCGCGGCGGGAGTCCTGCCCGATCCCGCGGCGGTGGAGGCCTTCGCGGCCGATCTCTGCCGGGTCCATGCCGATCCAGAGGGTGAGACCGGGCGCGTCGCCCTGCACCGGCTCGGGCCCGACCTCCTCGAACCCGCCCGCCGGCGCACCGAGATCGCCAACTTCCTGGAGCGTCTCGTCCGCCCCCGCGTCGTCGCGGCGGCCTGA
- a CDS encoding acyltransferase family protein → MVGGGKMVGLAAGPVEAGRLAWVDVAKGLCIILVVMMHSTIGTGIAMEGEGFLHTLVAFARPFRIPDFFLLSGLFLGRVIDRDWRLFLDRRLVHFAYFYGLWVLIQSAARYGQIVDGGGPGAFLAHLALALVEPYSTLWFIYLLAVFSVLTKLLRRVPAPLILAAATLLEILPIETGLDLVDEFCDRYVWFLVGYLFAERIFSFADAVQGHARAALAGLALWALVNAALVFLPTGNPAIPTLAQLPGLGFALSGAGALAIVAIGALMSRAGGPVTAALRACGQRSIVIYLAFFLPMALTRTLIVKSGAVTDIGWASVTVTVVAILVPLAFERAIRHTRASFLFKRPRAFQLVGERPRPADAALRTA, encoded by the coding sequence ATGGTGGGGGGCGGGAAGATGGTGGGTTTGGCAGCGGGACCGGTGGAAGCGGGCCGCCTCGCCTGGGTGGACGTCGCCAAAGGGCTCTGCATCATCCTCGTGGTGATGATGCACTCGACCATCGGCACCGGCATCGCCATGGAGGGCGAGGGCTTCCTCCACACCCTCGTCGCCTTCGCGCGCCCGTTCCGGATCCCCGATTTCTTCCTCCTGTCGGGCCTGTTCCTCGGCCGGGTCATCGACCGGGACTGGCGCCTCTTCCTCGACCGCCGCCTCGTGCATTTCGCCTATTTCTACGGGCTCTGGGTGCTGATCCAGTCGGCGGCGAGGTACGGACAGATCGTCGACGGCGGCGGCCCCGGTGCGTTCCTCGCCCATCTCGCGCTGGCCCTGGTGGAACCCTACTCGACGCTGTGGTTCATCTACCTGTTGGCGGTGTTCTCGGTGCTGACCAAGCTGTTGCGCCGAGTGCCGGCCCCGCTGATCCTCGCGGCGGCGACCCTGCTGGAGATCCTGCCGATCGAGACCGGCCTCGACCTCGTGGACGAGTTCTGCGACCGCTACGTCTGGTTCCTCGTCGGCTACCTGTTCGCCGAGCGCATCTTCTCCTTCGCCGACGCGGTGCAGGGCCATGCCCGCGCCGCCCTGGCGGGCCTCGCCCTCTGGGCGCTGGTCAACGCCGCCCTGGTCTTCCTCCCCACCGGCAACCCCGCGATCCCGACCCTGGCGCAGTTGCCCGGTCTCGGCTTCGCTCTCAGCGGGGCGGGCGCCCTGGCGATCGTGGCCATCGGCGCCCTGATGAGCCGGGCCGGCGGACCGGTCACGGCGGCGTTGCGGGCCTGCGGCCAGCGCTCGATCGTGATCTACCTCGCCTTCTTCCTGCCGATGGCGTTGACCCGGACGCTCATCGTCAAATCCGGCGCCGTCACGGATATCGGCTGGGCGAGCGTGACCGTCACCGTGGTGGCGATCCTGGTGCCCCTCGCCTTCGAGCGGGCGATCCGCCACACCCGGGCGTCCTTCCTGTTCAAGCGCCCCAGGGCGTTCCAGCTGGTGGGCGAACGCCCGCGCCCGGCCGACGCCGCCCTGCGGACGGCCTGA